In Marasmius oreades isolate 03SP1 chromosome 1, whole genome shotgun sequence, one DNA window encodes the following:
- a CDS encoding uncharacterized protein (CAZy:GT21): MVFILPLVLSYIALVWFIVLWAIWVLGCWTARKRYRLRPRSPTSTSTPSDVPGVSILRPLKGLDTNLYENLESTFTQEYPNFEILLSVADENDQALRVARELIAKYPRVNAKIVTGDETVGVNPKVNNLMRSYHLAANDILWVIDSNVTALPGTLARAVDALQSCTRSGKRIGLVHHVPFAYSTESKIGSRIEEAFLNTNHAKMYLAINTVAVESCVVGKSNLYRRSDLDRVNGSLRPIKSADTTNRRQEGLYGLPAFGKFMAEDNMIASAFWHELGLRHDLSCDVAHNIVGSMSFNDYVWRRVRWIRVRKHMVLLATLLEPFTESILLAAIGSFAVNNLFGFPLWIFNTIHFSLLLYVDLDVYVSLAGHPLPAAIRWQFLAGWVAREVLSFPIFFLAIFGDEVVWRGTTYRMRRNGEVEHIRPGAKEGILMRWIHSLRKPQYERLDAETPPE, encoded by the exons ATGGTCTTTATCCTCCCCTTAGTCCTCTCTTACATCGCATTAGTCTGGTTCATTGTCCTTTGGGCTATCTGGGTGCTGGGATGCTGGACAGC GCGCAAAAGATACAGACTGAGGCCAAGGTCGcctacctccacctccactccTTCTGATGTTCCAGGCGTATCGATCCTCAGGCCCCTCAAGGGCCTGGATACCAACCTTTACGAAAATCTCGAGTCTACTTTCACACAGGAATATCCCAATTTTGAAATCTTACTTTCCGTAGCCGACGAAAATGACCAAGCACTTCGTGTCGCTCGTGAATTGATTGCGAAATATCCAAGGGTCAATGCAAAGATAGTTACTG GAGACGAAACTGTCGGTGTGAATCCCAAAGTTAACAACCTGATGCGTTCGTACCACCTCGCTGCCAACGATATTCTCTGGGTTATAGACTCCAACGTTACCGCCCTGCCGGGTACACTCGCTCGTGCAGTCGATGCGCTGCAGAGTTGTACACGCTCAGGCAAACGAATCGGGCTTGTTCACCACGTCCCGTTCGCCTATTCAACAGAGTCGAAGATAGGTTCTCGCATTGAAGAGGCATTCCTCAATACCAACCACGCCAAGATGTACCTGGCTATCAATACGGTCGCGGTGGAGTCCTGCGTGGTTGGTAAATCAAACCTCTATCGGCGTTCCGACCTTGATCGTGTGAACGGATCGTTGCGACCCATCAAATCTGCTGATACCACGAACAGACGACAGGAAGGCCTGTACGGTCTTCCCGCGTTCGGAAAGTTCATGGCGGAAGACAACATGATTGCCAGTGCCTTTTGGCATGAGCTGGGACTACGACACGATCTGTCTTGCGACGTCGCACATAACATCGTTGGCAGTATGTCCTTCAATGACTACGTATGGAGACGAGTGCGGTGGATTCGTGTCCGGAAACATATGGTCCTCCTTGCTACCTTACTCGAACCCTTTACGGAATCGATTCTATTGGCCGCCATAGGCAGCTTTGCGGTGAACAACTTATTTGGTTTCCCTCTTTGGATCTTCAATACGATCCATTTCTCGCTTTTGCTATACGTCGATCTGGACGTGTATGTGTCGCTAGCTGGGCACCCCCTACCTGCAGCGATACGGTGGCAGTTTCTGGCGGGATGGGTAGCACGAGAAGTATTGAGTTTTCCCATTTTCTTTCTCGCGATTTTTGGTGATGAGGTGGTGTGGAGAGGGACAACATACAGGATGCGTCGAAATGGAGAGGTCGAGCATATTAGACCGGGGGCAAAAGAGGGAATACTTATGCGTTGGATCCATTCGTTAAGGAAACCTCAATATGAGCGGCTTGACGCTGAAACACCTCCGGAATAG